A single Cannabis sativa cultivar Pink pepper isolate KNU-18-1 chromosome 7, ASM2916894v1, whole genome shotgun sequence DNA region contains:
- the LOC115697831 gene encoding patatin-like protein 3 has product MAALSTLPQLSMDSGYGVDKLTYEIFSILENKFLFGYGDPNTKVSNPEKLNSNLISSTNRSAGRGSNGKVRILSIDGGGTTDGILAADSLSRLEASLRLKSGNPNAAIADYFDVVAGSGAGGILAAMLFTRGRDGGPLFTAEEALKFLVKNRRKIFRSSPAGFFRRVLRSSSTADKLFGKVFGDSTLRDTLKSVLIPCYDLSTGAPFLFSRADAFEMDGYDFKMRDVCTATSADPTAAGAFEMRSVDQRTKILAVDGGIAMNNPTSAAITHVLNNKQEFPLCNGVEDLLVVSLGNGESEFGAGNVTSSPTPARLLRIAAEGASDMVDQAVSMAFGEYRTTNYIRIQGNGIISNNNDNNLSEKAKMMNKKKNNIDMLRETENMLTQNNVESVLFQGKRIVGSSNVEKIGVFASELVEEQERRKTSILPMVALKQMSPSPRSSSATTLSSLSST; this is encoded by the exons ATGGCGGCACTATCAACACTTCCACAGCTCAGCATGGACTCCGGCTATGGAGTAGACAAGCTCACTTACGAGATCTTCTCAATTTTGGAGAACAAGTTCCTCTTCGGCTATGGTGATCCAAATACAAAGGTTTCGAATCCAGAGAAATTGAATAGTAACCTTATCTCATCAACCAATCGCAGTGCTGGTCGCGGCAGTAATGGTAAAGTCAGAATCCTCAGCATAGATGGAGGTGGCACTACTGACGGAATCCTCGCCGCCGATTCTCTTTCCCGCCTCGAGGCTTCTCTCCGCCTAAAGTCTGGAAATCCCAATGCTGCCATAGCTGACTATTTCGACGTTGTGGCTGGCTCTGGAGCTGGAGGTATTCTGGCAGCGATGCTTTTCACTCGCGGAAGAGACGGAGGTCCACTCTTCACGGCCGAGGAGGCTCTGAAGTTTCTAGTAAAGAATCGCCGAAAGATTTTTCGGTCTTCTCCAGCCGGATTCTTTCGGCGAGTCCTGAGGTCGTCGTCGACGGCGGACAAGCTCTTCGGGAAGGTTTTCGGAGATTCTACGCTTCGAGACACGTTAAAGTCAGTTTTGATCCCTTGCTACGATCTCTCGACCGGCGCGCCGTTCTTGTTCTCCCGCGCCGATGCATTTGAAATGGACGGTTACGATTTCAAGATGAGGGATGTCTGCACCGCCACGTCAGCCGATCCTACGGCGGCTGGCGCGTTCGAGATGAGGTCAGTGGATCAGCGAACGAAGATCCTGGCCGTCGATGGGGGGATCGCGATGAACAATCCAACGTCTGCGGCGATTACGCACGTGTTGAATAACAAGCAGGAGTTTCCTCTCTGTAACGGAGTAGAGGATCTTCTCGTTGTCTCTCTCGGAAATGGGGAGTCAGAATTCGGTGCGGGCAATGTAACTTCCTCTCCTACACCCGCAAGACTCCTTAGAATCGCCGCTGAAGGAGCTTCCGACATG GTAGACCAAGCAGTTTCGATGGCGTTTGGAGAATATCGCACCACTAACTATATTCGAATTCAG GGCAACGGCATTATATCGAATAATAATGATAACAATTTATCAGAAAAGGCGAAAATGATgaataagaagaagaataatATAGACATGTTGAGAGAAACAGAAAATATGTTGACCCAAAATAATGTGGAGTCCGTACTATTTCAAGGAAAGAGGATTGTTGGGAGCTCAAATGTAGAGAAGATTGGTGTATTTGCAAGTGAACTTGTTGAGGAACAAGAGAGAAGAAAAACTAGTATTTTACCAATGGTGGCTTTGAAGCAAATGTCACCATCCCCTAGATCATCATCTGCCACAACTCTCTCCAGTTTATCTTCCAcctaa